One Methanomassiliicoccales archaeon genomic region harbors:
- a CDS encoding 50S ribosomal protein L39e produces MTRNKPHAMKSRLLKAGKQNRRVPAWVMMKTNRQFLRHPKRRSWRMNKLKK; encoded by the coding sequence ATGACCAGGAACAAGCCCCACGCAATGAAGTCGAGGCTCCTGAAGGCGGGCAAGCAGAACAGACGAGTGCCCGCATGGGTGATGATGAAGACGAACAGACAGTTCCTCCGCCATCCTAAGAGGAGGAGTTGGAGAATGAATAAACTTAAGAAGTAA